The Micromonospora sp. NBC_01740 genome includes a window with the following:
- a CDS encoding alkaline phosphatase family protein, with protein sequence MAHPIRRSSAVRAGAAGAVVLLAAAVLPATPAVSSPAAKADGARPAQHVIMFDFDGFDPRFLTGRYAGLAELPNIRALIGEGTFGVADGSYSSYSNSSRTTTATGAYPAVHRNTGYYYNQETDRGVSQERHIEPGVETIAHSLKRQDRTAAYLQWYAVQNYGATYGDPAALYTQPGGNCETRADQAIALLRGEPVNSGGTMVDPAAIPDLITVYCDDVDGVLHDGGFSDPDLPAALARVDAQIGRVREAAREAGVLDRTAFVVTADHGAREWTVPLLPEVLDRLSATGLKVQVVASSGGVPDPASEIVVVPAPRTADITLRGRADTPENARRIAGIIRGIPGIAAVRDQQDLRRLKASDKLGDLVVEPVEPYHLSTLADGAPRASHGALPEAQVPMVLSGAGIRRGVPLRNVGLVDVAATISALLGVRPPANSQGHVMRGAVERS encoded by the coding sequence GTGGCGCATCCGATCAGGCGTTCCAGCGCGGTCAGGGCCGGTGCGGCCGGCGCGGTCGTACTGCTCGCGGCGGCCGTACTGCCGGCGACCCCGGCGGTGTCGTCACCGGCGGCGAAGGCGGACGGCGCGCGGCCCGCGCAGCACGTGATCATGTTCGACTTCGACGGGTTCGACCCGCGCTTCCTCACGGGGCGCTACGCCGGACTGGCCGAGCTGCCGAACATCCGGGCGCTCATCGGGGAGGGCACCTTCGGCGTGGCCGACGGGTCGTACTCGTCGTACTCCAACTCGTCGCGGACGACCACCGCGACCGGCGCGTACCCGGCCGTGCACCGCAACACCGGCTACTACTACAACCAGGAGACCGACCGCGGTGTCTCCCAGGAGCGCCACATCGAGCCCGGCGTGGAGACGATCGCCCACTCGCTGAAGCGACAGGACCGGACCGCGGCCTACCTCCAGTGGTACGCGGTGCAGAACTACGGCGCCACGTACGGCGACCCCGCCGCGCTGTACACCCAGCCGGGCGGCAACTGCGAGACCCGCGCCGACCAGGCGATCGCGCTGCTGCGCGGCGAACCGGTCAACTCCGGCGGCACCATGGTCGACCCGGCCGCGATCCCGGACCTGATCACCGTCTACTGCGACGACGTCGACGGCGTGCTGCACGACGGCGGGTTCTCCGACCCCGACCTGCCCGCCGCCCTGGCCCGCGTGGACGCCCAGATCGGGCGGGTCCGCGAGGCCGCCCGCGAGGCCGGCGTCCTGGACCGGACGGCGTTCGTCGTCACGGCCGACCACGGTGCCCGGGAATGGACCGTCCCGCTGCTGCCCGAGGTGCTCGACCGGCTCTCCGCGACCGGCCTCAAGGTCCAGGTCGTCGCCAGCTCGGGCGGCGTACCGGATCCGGCCAGCGAGATCGTCGTCGTGCCCGCCCCGCGTACCGCCGACATCACCCTGCGGGGCCGGGCGGACACCCCGGAGAACGCCCGCCGCATCGCCGGGATCATCCGGGGCATCCCGGGCATCGCGGCCGTCCGTGACCAGCAGGACCTGCGCCGGTTGAAGGCCAGCGACAAGCTCGGCGACCTCGTGGTGGAGCCGGTCGAGCCGTACCACCTCTCCACGCTCGCCGACGGCGCCCCCCGCGCCTCGCACGGCGCCCTGCCGGAGGCGCAGGTCCCGATGGTGCTCTCCGGCGCCGGGATCCGCCGCGGCGTCCCGCTGCGCAACGTCGGCCTGGTCGACGTGGCCGCCACCATCAGCGCCCTGCTCGGCGTGCGCCCGCCGGCGAACTCGCAGGGCCACGTCATGCGCGGGGCCGTCGAGCGGTCCTGA
- a CDS encoding ABC transporter substrate-binding protein — MVHLTKRRWAAALAAATALTMLAACGGSESEAEKAKEITFWTPQTTPQRVAAQEKVAARFTEKTGIAVKVVPLSEADQKQALATGAASGDVPDVMLHSSTTTAAWRSQGLLNTGAAEEVVKDLGAETFNANALKAFSLDDKVGAVPSDGWVHLLVYRKDLLQAANVAVPTNLEEVAKAATTMKATGVSGIALGTQSGTASGTEAIYSMFQSAGCQLVQDGKVTIDSPECTKAAEQFKVLRDSSAQGDFDVTSARAAYLAGKSSMLLFSTHILDELAGLDSANPPTCPQCKADPAFLSKNSGFITVLDRNHPAQYGATLGYGIPEGANTTGAKEFIKFMLEDGYSDTLASATEGRIPLRNGTKAEPNAYLDAWGKLGVGPEAKSSVAELYGPEMVTQIREGVNAVSLWGMGTKDSPLAGAVTAENVLAQFLERLYGGQSPADITKAMAEEVKKVQAEL; from the coding sequence ATGGTCCACCTGACGAAGCGCCGGTGGGCGGCGGCTCTCGCCGCCGCGACCGCGCTCACCATGCTCGCCGCCTGCGGCGGGTCCGAGTCGGAGGCGGAAAAGGCCAAGGAGATCACCTTCTGGACGCCGCAGACGACCCCGCAGCGGGTCGCGGCGCAGGAGAAGGTCGCGGCTCGGTTCACCGAGAAGACCGGCATCGCCGTGAAGGTCGTGCCGCTCAGCGAGGCCGACCAGAAGCAGGCCCTGGCGACGGGCGCCGCCTCCGGGGACGTGCCCGACGTGATGCTGCACAGCTCCACGACCACGGCCGCCTGGCGTTCCCAGGGGCTGCTGAACACCGGTGCCGCCGAGGAGGTCGTCAAGGACCTCGGCGCCGAGACGTTCAACGCGAACGCCCTGAAGGCGTTCAGCCTGGACGACAAGGTCGGCGCCGTGCCGAGCGACGGCTGGGTGCACCTGCTGGTGTACCGCAAGGACCTCCTCCAGGCGGCGAACGTCGCGGTGCCGACCAACCTCGAGGAGGTGGCGAAGGCCGCCACCACGATGAAGGCGACCGGGGTGTCCGGAATCGCCCTGGGCACCCAGTCCGGCACCGCCTCGGGGACCGAGGCCATCTACTCGATGTTCCAGAGCGCGGGCTGCCAGCTCGTGCAGGACGGCAAGGTCACCATCGACTCGCCGGAGTGCACCAAGGCGGCCGAGCAGTTCAAGGTCCTGCGCGACTCCAGCGCCCAGGGTGACTTCGACGTGACCAGCGCGCGGGCGGCCTACCTCGCCGGCAAGTCCTCGATGCTGCTCTTCTCGACCCACATCCTCGACGAGCTGGCCGGCCTCGACTCGGCGAACCCGCCGACCTGCCCGCAGTGCAAGGCCGACCCGGCGTTCCTGTCGAAGAACTCCGGATTCATCACCGTGCTCGACCGGAACCACCCGGCGCAGTACGGCGCGACCCTCGGCTACGGCATCCCGGAGGGCGCCAACACCACCGGGGCGAAGGAGTTCATCAAGTTCATGCTGGAGGACGGCTACTCGGACACGCTCGCCTCGGCGACCGAGGGTCGGATCCCGCTGCGCAACGGCACCAAGGCCGAGCCGAACGCGTACCTCGACGCGTGGGGCAAGCTGGGCGTCGGCCCGGAGGCCAAGAGCTCCGTCGCCGAGCTGTACGGCCCGGAGATGGTCACCCAGATCCGCGAGGGCGTCAACGCCGTGAGCCTGTGGGGCATGGGCACGAAGGACTCCCCGCTGGCCGGCGCGGTCACCGCCGAGAACGTGCTCGCGCAGTTCCTCGAGCGGCTCTACGGCGGGCAGTCTCCGGCCGACATCACGAAGGCGATGGCCGAAGAGGTCAAGAAGGTCCAGGCCGAACTGTGA
- a CDS encoding carbohydrate ABC transporter permease: MSTPTVRSSRWERLSRSQRENLNGQLLTGPTLLLLALVVLLPFVLVVIFGFSDTRLIDIPRLSPSTIEWTFENIADAWRSDAFWGALWTTVAYATLTTLGSIGVGMALALALRRPFRGRGLVRALLLIPYVLPVIAAAMIWRTMLNPQYGIVNAIGMEYLGWQSPIGFLSTTSTDVAGLPVPVSLLVVVAFEIWKSFPLAFLFVTARLQNVPGGIEEAAALDGASRWQNLRHIILPQLRGVVLLLMLLRFIWSFQNFNDVYLLTEGAGGTQVMAIKVYTELVTRSDIGSAAAYGLLMSLILCVLLAGYVLLSRRKETL, from the coding sequence GTGAGCACGCCGACAGTGCGGTCCTCCCGCTGGGAGCGGCTCAGCCGCTCCCAGCGGGAGAACCTCAACGGCCAGCTCCTCACCGGTCCGACCCTGCTGCTGCTCGCGCTGGTCGTCCTGCTCCCGTTCGTCCTGGTCGTCATCTTCGGGTTCTCCGACACGCGGCTGATCGACATTCCCCGGCTGTCACCGTCCACCATCGAGTGGACCTTCGAGAACATCGCCGACGCCTGGCGGTCGGACGCGTTCTGGGGCGCGCTCTGGACCACCGTCGCCTACGCGACCCTGACCACGCTCGGGTCCATCGGCGTCGGCATGGCCCTCGCCCTCGCCCTGCGCCGCCCCTTCCGGGGGCGCGGGCTCGTCCGCGCGCTGCTGCTGATCCCGTACGTGCTGCCGGTCATCGCGGCGGCGATGATCTGGCGCACGATGCTCAACCCCCAGTACGGCATCGTCAACGCGATCGGCATGGAGTACCTCGGCTGGCAGAGCCCCATCGGCTTCCTCAGCACCACCTCGACCGACGTGGCGGGTCTGCCCGTACCGGTGTCGCTGCTCGTCGTCGTCGCCTTCGAGATCTGGAAGTCGTTCCCGCTCGCCTTCCTCTTCGTCACCGCGCGGCTGCAGAACGTGCCGGGCGGGATCGAGGAGGCCGCGGCACTGGACGGGGCCTCCCGCTGGCAGAACCTGCGCCACATCATCCTTCCCCAGTTGCGGGGGGTGGTCCTGCTGCTGATGCTGCTGCGCTTCATCTGGTCGTTCCAGAACTTCAACGACGTCTACCTGCTGACCGAGGGCGCCGGCGGCACCCAGGTCATGGCGATCAAGGTCTACACCGAGCTGGTGACCCGGTCCGACATCGGCAGCGCGGCGGCGTACGGACTGCTGATGTCGCTGATCCTCTGCGTGCTGCTGGCCGGCTACGTCCTGCTCTCCCGGCGGAAGGAGACGTTGTGA
- a CDS encoding carbohydrate ABC transporter permease: MSSAMRPSRPVNVLRWTLITVALVCAVGPVLYGVLLSLRPHSAVLMEPLDVVPGLSEIDLSSYVTAMKDESAGGFGLGRFVVNSLLVALATVAVSIVACIFGAYAVARLRYRGRRFTSGIILAVYLFPGIVLAVPKFVILSRLGLTRSLVGLLVIYVAATVPVALYMMRNYFLALPESVEEAALLDGCSLPTMLRKVVLPIALPGVVATAIYVFMIAWNEYFYALLFLVQDRSRWTAPLGLAQLTDFQVPVTVLLAGSIAVTVPVIVIFFLAQRYIVTGLTSGADK, encoded by the coding sequence GTGAGTTCGGCGATGCGGCCCTCGCGCCCGGTGAACGTCCTGCGGTGGACGCTCATCACCGTCGCGCTCGTCTGCGCCGTGGGACCCGTGCTCTACGGGGTGCTGCTCTCGCTGCGCCCCCACTCCGCGGTGCTGATGGAGCCCCTCGACGTCGTCCCCGGTCTCTCCGAGATCGACCTGTCCAGCTACGTCACGGCGATGAAGGACGAGTCGGCGGGCGGCTTCGGGCTCGGCCGGTTCGTGGTCAACTCCCTGCTGGTCGCCCTGGCCACCGTCGCGGTGTCGATCGTCGCGTGCATCTTCGGCGCGTACGCCGTGGCCCGCCTGCGCTACCGGGGCCGGCGCTTCACCAGCGGCATCATCCTCGCCGTCTACCTCTTCCCGGGCATCGTGCTCGCGGTGCCGAAGTTCGTCATCCTGAGCCGGCTGGGGCTGACCAGGTCGCTTGTCGGGTTGCTCGTCATCTACGTCGCCGCCACCGTCCCGGTCGCGCTCTACATGATGCGCAACTACTTCCTCGCCCTGCCGGAGAGCGTCGAGGAGGCGGCCCTGCTCGACGGGTGCTCGCTGCCGACGATGCTGCGCAAGGTCGTACTGCCGATCGCGCTGCCCGGCGTGGTGGCGACCGCCATCTACGTCTTCATGATCGCGTGGAACGAGTACTTCTACGCGCTGTTGTTCCTGGTCCAGGACCGGTCCCGGTGGACGGCTCCGCTCGGTCTCGCCCAGCTCACCGACTTCCAGGTGCCCGTGACCGTGCTCCTGGCCGGCTCCATCGCGGTGACCGTACCGGTCATCGTCATCTTCTTCCTCGCCCAGCGCTACATCGTCACCGGACTGACCTCCGGGGCGGACAAGTGA
- a CDS encoding Gfo/Idh/MocA family oxidoreductase has translation MAGPVSPGSGPVRLLVLGAGGRGAHAYAQWCLEHPEAARVVAVAEPDAERRDGLGDAHAVPADRRFTGWQQALSTRGPWDAVIVATPDRDHVDPTLRALELGHHVLLEKPIAPTAEELHRLTVAARGSAGTVTVAHVLRYTPFFQTLRRLLDEGRIGELQGISHIENVAYWHFAHSYVRGNWHRTDQSSPMLLAKACHDIDILRWLVGSPCTTVASFGERRHFRAEHAPKGSTERCIDGCAVADTCPYNAERLYVDQLADVDGPPVTVVTNDTSVAGRRRALRLTDYGRCVYRMDNDVVDHQTAALRFGNGVTASLVVSAFTAWNTRTLTLMGSHGQITADMRSGRISLATFADTPPTVEGRRTDETFQVGTGSQGVVDEVIEAFSGHGGGDAGLMLDFTGRVRRWLSGEDVEAAPSSLEESVESHLVAFAAERSRLNRTVEEL, from the coding sequence GTGGCAGGCCCTGTGTCCCCGGGATCGGGACCGGTACGACTGCTCGTGCTCGGCGCGGGAGGGCGCGGCGCGCACGCGTACGCCCAATGGTGCCTGGAGCACCCCGAGGCGGCCCGCGTCGTCGCGGTCGCCGAGCCCGACGCGGAGCGCCGCGACGGACTGGGCGACGCCCACGCCGTCCCGGCGGACCGACGCTTCACCGGCTGGCAGCAGGCGCTCTCGACACGCGGACCGTGGGACGCGGTCATCGTCGCCACTCCGGACCGGGACCACGTCGATCCCACCCTCCGGGCCCTCGAACTGGGACACCACGTCCTGCTCGAGAAGCCCATCGCGCCGACCGCCGAGGAACTGCACCGGCTGACCGTCGCGGCCCGCGGCAGCGCCGGCACCGTCACCGTCGCCCACGTGCTGCGCTACACCCCGTTCTTCCAGACCCTGCGCCGCCTGCTCGACGAGGGCCGGATCGGCGAGCTGCAGGGCATCTCGCACATCGAGAACGTGGCGTACTGGCACTTCGCGCACAGCTACGTACGCGGCAACTGGCACCGGACCGACCAGTCCAGCCCGATGCTGCTGGCGAAGGCGTGCCACGACATCGACATCCTCCGGTGGCTGGTCGGGTCGCCCTGCACGACGGTCGCCTCGTTCGGCGAACGCCGCCACTTCCGGGCCGAGCACGCGCCGAAGGGCTCGACCGAGCGCTGCATCGACGGGTGCGCCGTCGCCGACACCTGCCCGTACAACGCCGAGCGCCTCTACGTCGACCAGCTCGCCGACGTCGACGGGCCACCCGTCACGGTCGTCACGAACGACACGAGCGTGGCCGGCCGGCGGCGGGCCCTGCGGCTGACCGACTACGGCCGGTGCGTCTACCGGATGGACAACGACGTCGTCGACCACCAGACGGCGGCACTGCGCTTCGGCAACGGCGTCACGGCGTCGCTGGTGGTCTCGGCGTTCACCGCGTGGAACACCCGCACGCTCACGCTGATGGGCAGCCACGGGCAGATCACCGCGGACATGCGTTCGGGCCGGATCAGCCTGGCGACCTTCGCCGACACGCCGCCCACCGTGGAGGGACGGCGGACCGACGAGACGTTCCAGGTCGGCACCGGCAGCCAGGGGGTCGTCGACGAGGTCATCGAGGCGTTCTCCGGACACGGCGGCGGCGACGCCGGGCTGATGCTCGACTTCACCGGGCGGGTCCGGCGCTGGCTGTCCGGCGAGGACGTCGAGGCGGCCCCCAGCTCCCTGGAGGAGAGCGTGGAGAGCCACCTCGTCGCCTTCGCCGCCGAGCGGTCGCGGCTGAACCGCACCGTCGAGGAGCTGTGA
- a CDS encoding alpha-N-acetylglucosaminidase, whose amino-acid sequence MDEVRALVARVAGTADDVRVERIPAGDDAAVAGYECRDGVLTLRGSDPVAAAAAFGQYLKAYAGRQVTWEQPRLAPRPTPWPDAPPTRLTSPFAVRYHLNAVTYGYSAAFWDWDRWEREIDWMALHGVTHPLMQVGHEAVLAETFRRAGLDQARIDAWIGSAAHFPWTFMGNTNSFGGPLPARWISRHVELAQRILDRQRSLGMTPVLPMFGGHVPPELADPSAGEIEWQGWRTPILGPDSERFASLTAEFLGIQRELFGTDHHYAVDPFIESVPPSGEPDYLASVGRAVYRAMADGDPEATWVLQGWPFHYQRDFWRPERVRAFLADVPDERLLLLDLWGEHAPMWRRDGMFGRRWVWCAIHNFGGRFALFGDLDGLRRDVDELRRTRPARLAGVGLAPEAVENNSVFYELATDLTWGVPRLDDWLRSFARQRYASGHEDFARAWRLLADTLYAPGRTRSIPSPVIARPWSADAPFAAQRLAGEFVPQDAEPQRQSANIDAENDPMVLGALPRIASAARLLLGRAPEAGVREQVERDLVELVGHVLAQGSRVHIRGMLAAFAERDGDGVLDHFARFRADLLDLDELAGTRSESRVGRWIDDARAWGGSPAEADVMERDARSLVSVWGHQTSGLHDYSGRHWAGLVRDYYLPRWELWATWLARAATTGQAPDVDVLRARVVAHEERWRGTIGGCSAAPEGNTLDVAARILDRLGH is encoded by the coding sequence GTGGACGAGGTGCGTGCCCTCGTGGCCCGCGTCGCCGGCACGGCCGACGACGTGCGGGTGGAGCGGATCCCCGCCGGCGACGACGCGGCCGTCGCCGGATACGAGTGCCGCGACGGCGTCCTGACGCTGCGCGGGTCGGATCCGGTGGCCGCGGCCGCCGCGTTCGGGCAGTACCTGAAGGCGTACGCCGGCCGTCAGGTGACCTGGGAACAGCCCCGGCTCGCGCCCCGGCCGACGCCCTGGCCGGACGCGCCCCCGACGCGGTTGACCAGCCCGTTCGCGGTCCGCTATCACCTCAACGCCGTGACCTACGGCTACTCGGCGGCGTTCTGGGACTGGGACCGCTGGGAGCGGGAGATCGACTGGATGGCGCTGCACGGCGTCACCCATCCGCTCATGCAGGTCGGCCACGAGGCGGTGCTGGCGGAGACGTTCCGGCGGGCCGGGCTCGACCAGGCCCGGATCGACGCGTGGATCGGCAGCGCGGCGCACTTCCCGTGGACGTTCATGGGCAACACGAACTCGTTCGGCGGGCCGCTGCCGGCGCGCTGGATCAGCCGCCACGTCGAGCTGGCGCAGCGGATCCTCGACCGGCAGCGCTCGCTGGGCATGACGCCGGTCCTGCCCATGTTCGGGGGCCACGTGCCGCCGGAACTGGCCGACCCGTCGGCCGGCGAGATCGAGTGGCAGGGCTGGCGTACCCCGATCCTCGGCCCCGACAGCGAGCGGTTCGCGTCGTTGACGGCGGAGTTCCTGGGCATCCAGCGGGAGCTGTTCGGCACCGACCACCACTACGCCGTCGACCCGTTCATCGAGTCGGTGCCGCCGTCCGGGGAACCCGACTACCTGGCGTCGGTCGGCCGGGCCGTCTACCGGGCGATGGCGGACGGCGACCCGGAGGCGACCTGGGTGCTCCAGGGCTGGCCGTTCCACTACCAGCGCGACTTCTGGCGGCCCGAACGCGTGCGCGCGTTCCTGGCCGACGTGCCCGACGAGCGGCTCCTCCTGCTGGACCTGTGGGGTGAGCACGCCCCCATGTGGCGCCGCGACGGCATGTTCGGGCGGCGCTGGGTGTGGTGCGCCATCCACAACTTCGGGGGCCGCTTCGCGCTCTTCGGCGACCTGGACGGGCTGCGTCGCGACGTCGACGAGCTGCGGCGTACGCGGCCCGCCCGGCTGGCGGGCGTCGGGCTGGCACCGGAGGCGGTCGAGAACAACAGCGTCTTCTACGAGCTGGCCACTGACCTGACCTGGGGCGTGCCCCGACTGGACGACTGGCTGCGGTCGTTCGCCCGGCAGCGCTATGCGTCCGGGCACGAGGACTTCGCCCGGGCCTGGCGGCTCCTGGCCGACACGCTCTACGCGCCGGGGCGCACCCGGTCCATCCCTTCCCCCGTCATCGCCCGGCCGTGGTCGGCCGACGCGCCGTTCGCCGCCCAGCGGCTGGCCGGCGAGTTCGTCCCGCAGGACGCGGAGCCGCAGCGGCAGTCGGCGAACATCGACGCCGAGAACGACCCGATGGTCCTCGGCGCCCTGCCGCGGATCGCCTCGGCCGCCCGGCTGCTGCTCGGGCGGGCGCCGGAGGCGGGGGTCCGGGAGCAGGTCGAGCGGGACCTGGTCGAGCTGGTCGGTCACGTGCTGGCGCAGGGCTCGCGGGTCCACATCCGCGGGATGCTGGCAGCCTTCGCCGAGCGGGACGGGGACGGGGTCCTGGACCACTTCGCCCGGTTCCGGGCGGATCTGCTCGACCTCGACGAGCTCGCCGGCACGCGGTCCGAATCGCGCGTCGGCCGGTGGATCGACGACGCCCGCGCGTGGGGCGGCTCGCCCGCCGAGGCCGACGTCATGGAGCGCGACGCCCGCAGCCTGGTCTCCGTGTGGGGCCACCAGACCAGCGGGCTGCACGACTACTCCGGGCGGCACTGGGCCGGGCTCGTCCGGGACTACTACCTGCCCCGGTGGGAGCTGTGGGCGACCTGGCTGGCCCGGGCGGCGACGACGGGGCAGGCACCGGACGTCGACGTCCTGCGCGCCCGCGTCGTCGCGCACGAGGAGCGCTGGCGGGGGACGATCGGCGGCTGTTCCGCCGCGCCCGAGGGGAACACCCTCGACGTGGCGGCCAGGATCCTCGACCGGCTCGGGCACTGA
- a CDS encoding NPCBM/NEW2 domain-containing protein: MATVVAAAIPVALELTRDTGGGGAAPPVQGAPSSGQPSPTPPAAPTDPAPTAESPTVTASPSPSADVVPLTEMREVDDFEGWEQEPLTVAGKRHEAVLTASPCWLNDNYMVTFVVSRQFRVLEAAVGIADESPKGMPLRFTVLSDRKEVFTTTVGLGRTRPVKVDISDSTQVSLRVSTTSVEQCHGDSLGAFIAPRVRR; this comes from the coding sequence GTGGCCACGGTGGTCGCGGCGGCCATTCCCGTCGCGCTGGAGCTGACCCGCGACACCGGCGGCGGCGGTGCCGCGCCGCCGGTCCAGGGTGCTCCGTCCAGCGGGCAGCCCTCGCCGACGCCGCCGGCGGCGCCCACCGACCCCGCCCCGACAGCCGAGTCGCCCACGGTCACCGCGTCGCCGTCGCCTTCGGCCGACGTGGTTCCGCTGACGGAGATGCGCGAGGTGGACGACTTCGAGGGCTGGGAGCAGGAGCCGCTGACCGTCGCCGGCAAGCGGCACGAGGCGGTGCTGACCGCGTCTCCGTGCTGGTTGAACGACAACTACATGGTCACGTTCGTGGTGAGCCGGCAGTTCCGGGTCCTCGAGGCGGCCGTGGGCATCGCCGACGAGTCCCCGAAGGGCATGCCGCTGCGGTTCACCGTGCTCTCCGACCGCAAGGAGGTCTTCACCACCACGGTCGGCCTCGGGAGGACCCGCCCGGTCAAGGTGGACATCAGCGACTCGACCCAGGTGTCGCTGCGGGTCAGCACCACCAGCGTGGAGCAGTGCCACGGCGACAGCCTCGGCGCCTTTATCGCGCCGCGGGTGCGCCGGTGA
- a CDS encoding MFS transporter encodes MTATETPTPASPHPQRWRILGLVGIAQLMLILDVTVVAIALPHMGSDLGMDREALTWVVSGYTLTFGGLLLLGGRAADLFGARRLVLAGLLLFSAASLTAGLATSGPMLLGGRVGQGLAAALLSPAALSLVVTIFDGDERNKALGIWSALGGGGAALGVLLGGLLTAGPGWPWVFFINVPVGIILLLALRMQLPPQAPTGATAKLDVPGAVLVTAATGSLIYALIRAGDVGWANPTILALLLAAVLLYAAFVVRQRRAASPLMDVRLLLRRPVATGALLILVATALMITVFFLGTFYLQNHQGYGALRTGLLFLPVAITTMLGANAAGRVIGRIGARTLGVLGLLVAAAGMAVPAVVDGTAALVIGVSVAASGTGVLFVVASAVALGQVAPQEAGLASGIVSTFHEFGASLGAAVVSSMAAASIAGTSTEGFSRGFTTGAVIAVAAAVLAFVITPRPAH; translated from the coding sequence GTGACCGCAACCGAAACTCCCACACCCGCGAGTCCGCATCCGCAGCGCTGGCGGATCCTGGGCCTCGTCGGCATCGCCCAACTGATGCTGATCCTGGACGTCACCGTCGTCGCCATCGCCCTGCCGCACATGGGGTCGGACCTGGGGATGGATCGGGAAGCCCTCACGTGGGTGGTGAGTGGATACACCCTCACCTTCGGCGGCCTGCTGCTGCTCGGCGGGCGCGCCGCGGACCTGTTCGGCGCCCGGCGCCTCGTCCTCGCCGGGCTCCTGCTGTTCAGCGCCGCGTCCCTGACGGCGGGGCTGGCGACCAGCGGCCCCATGCTGCTGGGCGGTCGCGTCGGGCAGGGCCTCGCGGCGGCGCTCCTCTCCCCCGCCGCCCTGTCCCTGGTCGTCACGATCTTCGACGGCGACGAGCGCAACAAGGCGCTCGGCATCTGGTCGGCGCTCGGTGGCGGCGGCGCCGCCCTGGGCGTCCTCCTCGGCGGCCTGCTCACCGCCGGGCCGGGCTGGCCCTGGGTGTTCTTCATCAACGTGCCGGTCGGGATCATCCTGCTGCTGGCCCTCCGGATGCAGCTCCCGCCCCAGGCGCCCACCGGCGCGACGGCCAAGCTCGACGTGCCCGGCGCGGTGCTGGTGACGGCCGCCACCGGATCGCTGATCTACGCGCTGATCCGCGCCGGCGACGTCGGCTGGGCCAACCCGACGATCCTGGCGCTGCTGCTGGCCGCCGTGCTCCTCTACGCCGCGTTCGTCGTCCGGCAGCGCCGCGCCGCGAGCCCGCTGATGGACGTACGGCTGCTGCTCCGCCGGCCGGTGGCGACCGGGGCGCTGCTGATCCTCGTCGCGACCGCGCTGATGATCACCGTCTTCTTCCTGGGCACGTTCTACCTCCAGAACCACCAGGGCTACGGCGCCCTGCGCACCGGGCTGCTCTTCCTGCCCGTGGCGATCACGACCATGCTCGGCGCGAACGCCGCCGGCCGCGTCATCGGCCGGATCGGGGCGCGCACGCTCGGCGTCCTCGGCCTGCTCGTCGCGGCGGCCGGCATGGCGGTCCCCGCCGTGGTCGACGGGACCGCGGCCCTCGTCATCGGGGTGAGCGTCGCCGCCTCCGGCACGGGCGTCCTCTTCGTCGTGGCGTCCGCCGTCGCGCTCGGTCAGGTCGCGCCGCAGGAGGCCGGTCTGGCGTCCGGCATCGTCAGCACCTTCCACGAGTTCGGCGCCTCGCTCGGCGCCGCCGTCGTGTCGAGCATGGCCGCGGCGAGCATCGCGGGCACCAGCACCGAAGGCTTCTCCCGCGGCTTCACCACCGGCGCGGTCATCGCCGTCGCCGCCGCCGTCCTGGCCTTCGTCATCACCCCCCGGCCGGCCCACTGA
- a CDS encoding TetR/AcrR family transcriptional regulator, producing the protein MTRPLAKPTRRADAQQNVERILEAAVSCLSRDPDASVSDIAQAARVGRVTLYGHFPSRDALVEAALTRVLAEGEELLAGLDLTGDPRDALRVLIRSSWLLIAQSSAVLEAAQASLPPERVHELHAEPARRVDQLIRRGQDEGVFRVDLPASWLTSVLHHIMKGAAADVASGKVDRADAPRLISETVLAAYQVHG; encoded by the coding sequence ATGACTCGCCCACTCGCCAAGCCGACCCGCCGGGCCGACGCCCAGCAGAACGTGGAGAGGATCCTGGAGGCGGCGGTGAGCTGCCTGAGTCGCGACCCCGACGCCAGCGTCAGCGACATCGCGCAGGCGGCGCGGGTGGGCCGGGTGACCCTCTACGGTCACTTCCCGTCCCGGGACGCCCTGGTCGAGGCCGCGCTGACCCGGGTGCTGGCCGAGGGGGAGGAACTCCTGGCGGGCCTCGACCTGACCGGCGACCCGCGGGACGCCCTGCGTGTGCTGATCCGGTCGAGCTGGCTGCTGATCGCCCAGTCGAGCGCCGTGCTGGAGGCGGCGCAGGCGTCGCTGCCGCCCGAACGCGTGCACGAGCTGCACGCCGAGCCGGCGCGACGCGTCGACCAGTTGATCCGCCGGGGTCAGGACGAGGGGGTGTTCCGGGTCGACCTGCCGGCCAGCTGGCTGACCAGCGTGCTGCACCACATCATGAAGGGCGCCGCCGCCGACGTGGCCAGCGGGAAGGTGGACCGGGCGGACGCCCCCCGCCTCATCTCCGAGACGGTCCTCGCCGCCTACCAGGTGCACGGATAG